One sulfur-oxidizing endosymbiont of Gigantopelta aegis genomic region harbors:
- a CDS encoding penicillin acylase family protein, which translates to MIYFILYSSLPDLDGTKKITLLNQGVTIERDAQGIPTIRGKHRQDTAFALGYVHAQERYFQMDLLRRSAAGELAALFGDDAYESDVKIRLHRFRERAKQAVRKLPKAHYAALVAYSNGVNTGIESLVNDPYQYLLLGQTPKPWEPEDSLLCVYAMYFDLNDELGVRETSLAILKDELPPSWFKFLTPKGGEWDAAMDDSALEDVKLSIPSLSLPKKLLAYNLSTPALFVSKLSAHPKQTLNFVDRHFLPGTNTNFLPGSNSWAVDASLTPYDSAMMANDMHLTLRVPNIWFRASWYLEDGRRVTGVTLPGTPAMVVGSNEHIAWGFTNSYGNWGDIIVLQTNADETQYQSAEGWKNFTVYKHLIESSNGSDKELLTIETQWGPVIGRNHKGQLLAHQWLAYSPNATNLNLLVLEKSDSVKDALDVAKSLGMPPQSIVIADNEGHIGWTIAGLIPKRDEAAMTGGWQDYEQANDYPILSDPDSHRIWTANNRLFSAKTLSHIGFEGGDLGARAQQVRDGLLAKTQFKETDFLAIQLDNEAKLLARWRQLLLDVLTAKNIHEVISKGQVESMLAVLKKEPILYAKPDSVAYGLVKSFRKVITKNTLGWVFETLEKQHPKLFKASLLTKLIEYPVWELVQNRPVHLVPANYANWALFFQASAEQAYNIVTDNGQYDLATQSWGVRHKIDIQHPLSAALPELGFFLDMPDSPLSGDTDMPKVLGHHFGASVRMVVAPGQEQKAIMHMPAGQSSHPLSSYYSSGHQDWVDGKASAFLPGETKWVLELQSIQ; encoded by the coding sequence GTGATCTATTTCATTTTATACAGTAGTTTACCTGATCTGGACGGCACAAAAAAAATTACGCTATTAAATCAGGGCGTCACTATTGAGCGAGATGCTCAGGGCATTCCCACTATTCGTGGCAAACATCGTCAGGACACGGCCTTTGCCTTAGGCTATGTTCATGCTCAAGAGCGTTATTTTCAAATGGACTTATTACGCCGTAGTGCCGCAGGTGAATTAGCCGCTTTGTTTGGTGATGATGCTTATGAAAGTGATGTTAAAATCAGGTTGCACCGTTTTAGAGAGCGGGCAAAACAGGCGGTACGCAAACTACCCAAGGCACATTATGCCGCACTGGTTGCCTATAGTAATGGTGTGAACACTGGCATTGAGTCGTTGGTCAATGATCCTTATCAATATCTTCTGCTCGGACAAACACCAAAGCCATGGGAGCCAGAAGATAGTCTCTTGTGTGTCTATGCCATGTATTTTGATTTGAATGACGAATTGGGTGTCAGAGAAACCTCGCTGGCGATCCTAAAAGATGAACTGCCACCATCATGGTTTAAATTCTTGACCCCAAAAGGGGGTGAATGGGATGCGGCAATGGATGATAGTGCCTTGGAGGATGTGAAATTATCCATTCCAAGCCTCAGTTTGCCGAAAAAATTATTGGCATACAATTTATCAACACCAGCGCTATTTGTATCAAAGCTATCAGCGCATCCCAAGCAAACTTTGAACTTTGTTGACCGCCACTTCCTGCCGGGAACCAACACGAATTTTTTACCCGGCTCAAATAGCTGGGCGGTCGATGCCTCATTAACCCCTTATGATTCTGCAATGATGGCAAATGATATGCATCTGACCTTGCGTGTGCCTAATATCTGGTTTCGTGCCAGTTGGTATTTAGAAGATGGACGTCGCGTGACTGGTGTGACCTTGCCTGGCACACCGGCGATGGTGGTGGGAAGTAATGAACATATAGCCTGGGGCTTTACCAATAGTTATGGTAATTGGGGTGATATTATCGTATTGCAAACCAATGCCGATGAAACTCAATATCAGTCAGCTGAGGGTTGGAAAAATTTTACTGTCTATAAGCATTTAATTGAGAGTAGCAATGGGTCTGATAAGGAACTCCTGACGATAGAAACGCAATGGGGACCAGTGATTGGCAGAAATCACAAAGGACAATTACTGGCACATCAATGGCTAGCTTATTCACCCAATGCGACAAATTTAAACCTCCTGGTACTGGAAAAAAGTGATTCTGTTAAAGATGCTTTGGATGTTGCTAAGTCGCTGGGGATGCCACCGCAATCCATTGTGATCGCGGATAATGAGGGGCATATTGGCTGGACCATTGCGGGTTTAATTCCTAAGCGTGATGAAGCTGCTATGACTGGTGGTTGGCAGGACTATGAACAGGCTAATGACTACCCGATTTTATCTGATCCTGACTCTCATCGTATCTGGACTGCTAATAATCGGTTATTTTCCGCCAAAACTCTATCTCACATCGGTTTTGAGGGTGGAGATTTGGGAGCAAGAGCGCAGCAAGTCCGTGATGGTCTATTGGCAAAAACACAGTTTAAAGAAACTGATTTTCTGGCCATACAATTGGATAACGAAGCAAAATTGTTAGCCCGCTGGCGGCAGTTATTGCTTGATGTGCTGACTGCAAAAAATATTCATGAGGTCATTAGTAAAGGTCAAGTTGAGTCGATGTTAGCAGTCCTAAAAAAAGAACCGATATTGTATGCAAAGCCAGACTCAGTGGCCTATGGTCTGGTGAAATCATTTCGTAAAGTGATAACTAAAAACACGCTGGGCTGGGTGTTTGAAACGCTGGAAAAACAGCATCCCAAACTATTCAAAGCTTCTTTGCTGACCAAGCTCATTGAATACCCCGTTTGGGAACTGGTGCAGAACAGGCCGGTGCATCTAGTACCAGCAAATTATGCGAATTGGGCTTTGTTCTTTCAAGCTTCAGCAGAGCAGGCATACAATATAGTGACAGATAATGGTCAATATGATCTAGCGACACAGAGCTGGGGGGTACGACATAAAATTGATATTCAACATCCTTTGAGTGCAGCACTGCCCGAGTTGGGCTTTTTTCTGGATATGCCAGACTCACCCTTGAGTGGTGATACTGATATGCCTAAAGTGCTAGGTCATCATTTTGGTGCATCAGTGCGTATGGTAGTGGCCCCAGGACAGGAACAAAAGGCAATTATGCACATGCCTGCCGGGCAGAGTAGTCACCCACTATCATCTTATTATTCGAGTGGACATCAGGATTGGGTCGATGGTAAGGCCAGTGCGTTTTTGCCCGGTGAAACCAAATGGGTGTTGGAATTGCAGTCTATTCAATAA